TTTGGCATTTGTTGAAAGTTCATTTAACGTGATGGCTCGCTCTAAAGTGGGCGCAAGCGGTCTTTGGCAAATCATGCCTTACACAGCAAGACCTTATAAAATGATTTCATCAGTGGTGGATAAACGTAATCACCCGATGGAAGCGACTAAGTTTGCGGCAAAACTTCTGCGCAGCAACTATGGCATGCTTGATTCATGGCCTTTAGCTGTAACCGGTTATAATCACGGACCGACGGGCGTTTATAAAATGACGAAGTCCTATGAAACTCGCGAACTTCCTGAGCTTATTAAAAACGTCAGCTCTCGCAAAAGCTTCGGGTTTGCTTCAAGAAACTTCTATGCATGTTTCCTAGCGGCTTTAGAAGTTGAAAGAAATGCGTCTAAATATTTTGGTTCAGTAGTTTGGTCAAAACCTTTGGAAGCACAAGATTTGAAACTTCCAGTGCCAGTTCGTTACAAAGACATCCTGGCTTGGTTTGATGGTAATGATTTGAAAGCGCAAATCTTTAATCCGCACTTAACGCAAAAAGCTCGCAAAGGGCATCCAATCCCAGCTTCGACTGTGATTGCCGTTCCTAAAGACAAATACAATGTGGCTTTGATTTCGTTAGCTAGAAGAGATCGCTCTATAGCGATGGAAGAAAAGAAAACCCGCTAATATTCAGAACGAAAGCGGAAAATAAAAAAGGGAGCTTAGAAAGCTCCCTTTTTTTATTCTAAAATCAGATTTCAGAATTAGATGAAGTCACCCTTTGGGCGATTCATCGATGCCGAAGCTGGCATTGCTGGTTGAGCAACAGTCATGTCCACGTAGCGGTGGAACAGTTGTGCCATTTCTGCTGTGATGTGGGAATCGTGGATGTAATCAGGTCTATCTAAAGACATTGTATTGATCATACCGATGAAGGCATTCACGATAACGTAAGAAACCTTATCCATGTCGCGACCTGGAAGTTGCGGCAAATTGTAACGGATGATTTCTTGGAAGAATTGGATCATGTCTGAAACATAGGAAGCTTCAGCAACGTAGTACTGAATCGTTGAAAGCTTCGAACGAAGTTCTGAATTTCTGCGCACGACTTCAACAGCCAACTCAAAAATAGCTTTCATTCTTTGTTCAGGAGGAAGCGGGGAGATTGTACGCATTCTTTCGCTGATGATGCGTTTATCTTCTTCAAGGACATTTTTTACGACCGCTTGAACCACAGATTCTTTGTTACCGAAGAATTGGTAAAGCGAACCGATGCTGACGCCAGCTTCTTTAGCGATCTTATCGGTAGTGATGGAATAAAAGCCCTCAGAAACTAAAAGGCGAGAGCAAGCTTCTAAGATGGTAGCTACCGTTTGGCGGGAACGCTCTTGTGTAGGAGCTTTCACAATAATCTTAGTTTTTTTCGTTTTTTCTTTTTCTTCAATTACGCTCATTATTTCTACTCACGATCTACAACATTACAAAATTGATAGGGACAGAATAAGGAGCATTGGACACAAGGGCAAGTCTGGATTTTTACAAACTTGTAATGTTTGTAATATGGGAGGCCATGCGACGGATGGATGCTCGGAATGAAAATCCGAGCTATTGCTCGCAAAATTGCTTAGCGCGGTCTCCATTTGCAGGATAAGCCATTCCCGAAGCTAATTGACGGCATTCAGCGGGCTTAAGGGAATTTGAAAAGCGGCGGAGGCATTCCCAGCGAACTTCGTCGCCAGAATCTGGGTACTCCATATTTTTCACGATTTGCAGGCATTCTTTCTTTGAAGGCTGTTGGCGAAGGTCATACAGGCAAAGTAAACGGGCCTCTTCGGCGTTCGTTGAATACTCCATGGTTTTCGCAGCCTCCAAGCATTGGGCTACTTTGATTGTCGACTTCTTAGATTTTAGACATTTCAAACGCTGGTCATCTCTTTGATCGATGGCAAGGTTCGAGTTTTTAGAAACAGCACATAACGGCTGAGCTTCACTTAAAAACGGTAAGTGCATGAACAAGAAAGCTGCGATTAAGATAAACTTGAATTTTTGCACCGACATCCTCACCTGAATCATCTGCGCCGATCATTGCAATTCCAGGGCACAACATGAAAAGCCACTCTGGTTGTTCTAATTGATCGGTCGGTGAAAAACTTTAAGACACCCTTCAAATTCTGTCACTCATCGTGGAGCTTCATGATTCTGTGAGCCGATGTAATTTTTAAATTTTTACCGATTAAAAGACATTCATTAAACGCTCATAACTTATTTAACCGTTTTTTATCGAATACAAATTTTAGGTAGGTCAACTAACACATGGAAATGGAGTGTTCCAATGGCAGCGAAAAGATTTTTAACGGCTCTTTGTCTGCTGCTATTTTGTTTTGCTTCATTTTCATGGGCTGCAAACGCAATCAAGACGGAAGATGATCCGGATTTTCAGCGCAAAGTTCAAGAAGAACTAATTGTCGCCTGCTTTAAAAATCTTTGTAAAATTGTAGGGGCTGATTTTGAAGGCAATGCTTGGAGCATTTCTTTTCAGGTCGCCTATGGCGAACGTAATCGCGGAAAAAGCGACACCATTTTAATTAGTGGTAAGGATAGCGATCATGGATGGGATGGCGGTTCCGTGGCTATTTCCGTTTTTTATAAGAATGTGGCATGCAGAACGGATATGCGCATTACTCCTGCGGTCTATCGATTTGTGAATACCTATTTGTACGGAATGGTGAATTCAAACGGTTCATTGAAGAAGTATTTTTCGCCGACGGATCGATCTGTGATTCTTTTTTATATGGCGATGATTAATCAGGTGTCGATTTGCAATCAGGTAGCAAATGCGTATTAAGAAAAAAGCTGACGAAGGTCTTTCGTCAGCTTCATAGGATTTTTAAGGTTTAAAGATGGGGCCGCCACCAGCTTCTAAAGAGCGGTAAGGATTATCCGCGTATTCAATCAAATACAAAACGGGCTCCAGATTTTTTCTTTGGACTTCAGGAATGATTCCACTTCCCGGGTAAAAGCCACCGGGCCCAAATCCAGAACTGCCTGGATCAAGCTCAAAGGTGAAGGCAATAATCTTGTGTTCACCATAAGCCCAATCTGTCGTATCGCCACTAGCGATATAAAGCTGAGAAGCTTGTTGGGGTTTATACCCATTCCATTCAGCCATCTTCTTTGCCATCACTTCGTGCACCTGGCGATCGCGTGCTATGGGAATTCCTGAGTTAGCATGTCCCCATGGATAAAGGATCAACTGAGAGAAAGTGTGAAACGATAAAAGCACAGTGATATTTTCGTGGGCTTCGATATATCTTTTGATCGCTTGGGTTTCAGGTTCACTGAAGGGGTGGGGTCCTTTGAATGTGTCACTGCTTCCGCTGCTGCTGGATCCGCCCGTGCCCCATTTAAAACCATAGTTACGATTTAAATCCACACCTTGGGTTCCGTCGCCGTTGATCGCGCGATTTTTTCTCCATGCTTTATAAGAACCGGTCGAGATGTCGAATTCTGCACCATCAGGATTTACCATTGGGATGATGTGAATGTCGCGACCGTTGATCAAACGTTGGATGCGGGGGTTGCCGTTCTTATATTCTGTTAAAAAATATTCGATGTAATATAAAGGAAGTTCTACCGATAAATGTTCACGGGCGTGATGACCACCCATGAAAATCGCCGCCGGTAAAGTTTCTGCTTGGCTTAAGTTTCCTGAAATTCTTACGGCCCAAATTTCGCGACCTTCAATGGATTTGCCGATGGATGATAATTCCGCGATATCGGAATGATTTGAAACAAGCTTGTTCAACTTATCCGTCATTTCAGCGTAGTTGTGATAAATGGCGTCCTTAGCAGGGAAGTCCATTTCACTAGTTAACGGAAAACTGACTTCAAGCAGTCCCATTTTTTCGATAGCGGCTTTTTCTTCTAAGGTACCAATCGCGACAACAAAGTCTTCGCGGGTGGCTTCAATCGATGCGCCCGTGTTTGCAACCAGCGTTCTTTGAAAAGCATCAGTGGCGCGAATCTTCATCCAGTATTGGGTGCTTGATACTGTGTGCGCTTCTTGGAAAGGGAAAAAGCTAAGGCTTAGAAAAATAAAGACTGCGGTAACCATCATGGTTAATTTCACAAACGCCCTCCTTGGGATTTGAATTGTCATTTGGTGGGGACAATTCCAAATCTTATTGTGGGCTTTGTTTATTGTTAAGGTACAGTCTTTAGTCTTGGAACTAGACCTTCTACCAGCGAATTGGTTCTGGTTCGATTTCGACGCCGAATATGGATTTCACGTCGGTGGTAACTTGGTTAGCAAGCTTCCAAACATCATCAGCAGAAGCGCCGCCATGGTTTACTAATACGAGTGCTTGCTTTTCATACATGCCCACAGGGCCCAGCATCTTGCCTTTCCAACCCGCGCGATCAATCAACCAGCCAGCGGCAAGTTTAAAGTGCTCGGTTTGGTAGGGAAAGCTGACAAGGTCCGTGTGGCGCTCTAACAAAGCGTCGCGAGTGGACTTTGGCACAATGGGATTTTTAAAGAAGCTTCCAGCATTCCCGATGACTCTTGGATCTGGAAGTTTGCTTTGGCGAATGTTAATTACGGCATTGGCGATGTGGCGGGGCTCATTACTTAAACCCAAGCGCTCTAGCTCTTTACGGATATCGCCATATTCAAGGTGCATAACGTTGTTCTTAGGAAGTCTGAAGGTCACATCCCAAACTAGGTAACGACCGGCACCTTCCTGTTTAAAGAAGCTATCACGGTAAGCAAAACGGCATTCTTTATTGCTAAATACTTTTTCTTCGCCGGTTTTTAAATCAAGGCAGTGAACTTCAAAAATGCTGTCTTTAACTTCGACTCCGTAAGCGCCGATGTTTTGAATCGGGGAGGCTCCGGCAGTTCCTGGAATCAAAGACAGATTTTCTAATCCGTAGATACCTTTTTGCAAAGTGCCTTGAACGAAATCATTCCAAACTTCACCGGCTTGCACTTTCACAAACCAATAATCTTTATCGTCACCTAAAACTTCATGGCCAGTGTTAGCGACTTTTAAAACCAGTCCACGCACTAAAGAAGGAAGAACAAGATTGCTGCCTCCACCAAGGATGTTCCATGGCAGTTTTCTGATAGAAGTGTCATTGATAAGTTTTTGCAGATCTTCAGGCGAATGCAGTTCGGTAAAGAGCTCAGCTTCAGAGCGCAGTCCAAGGGTATTATAAGAATTAAGAGAGATATTTGATTCTACCTGCATTTGCTGCAGACATTGTATTAGAAGGAGCTACTTTTGGCCATCATTCTTTCTAGAACTTGGTCTCTGTTGATGAAACAGATGCCAAGACCCATACCCTTGCTCCAGACGACTTCTGCAGCGACGTTATGGATGCGATCTAATGTGTCTAAATTCACAGTCATATTTAAAAGATCGCCTTTTTTAGGAACGTAATCACCTTTGGCAACTTCAAGGAAGGCCCCGGTCTCTGACAGGTTTCTAAGGCTGGCAACTAACAAACCCACGTGGCCGTACACTTCAATCTGGGCAGTTTCTCTTGTTAGAAAGCGTTTAGCGGCTGACATCGGGTCTCCAAAAATAAATGCGATAATTTATTCTCGGAGAAAAATAGCTCTACGTAGAGAGCTATTTTGAAGATTCTCATTTTGAGACTCAAATCTAGACGTTATTTTCGAATGTATGTAAGAAATGAAAAAGGAATAGTCGCCTCAACTCGACGCTGTTCCGTCAGTTTAAACTTGCTTTCGTCAATTTCTGGATAATACGTATCACCCGGAAACTCGCGGTGGATAAGGGTTAGATAGACCTTATCAGTGACAGGCATAGCTTGCTTATAGATTTCACCGCCACCGATGATGAAAACTTCATCGCCCCATTTTGCAGTTAATGGTTTTGCGTGTTCTATGGCTTCTTCAATCGAAGAAACGAAAACCACCGGGCTTGATTCCGTCGACGGGAAGCTATGTTTGCTTGGATCGCGTGTGATCACGATGTGGTAGCGGTTAGGAAGAGCTCTGCCGTTAAATGAATCAAAGGTCTTGCGACCCATGATCATAATATGACCCTTGGTAGTTTCTTTGAAAAACTTCATGTCCTCTGGAATATTCCAAGGCAGGCCCCCTTGGGTGCCAATCACGCGATTTTCAGAGCAAGCTACAACATGGGTTAAAATCATACTGCCACCGGAGCTTTAATAGCGGGATGCGGATCGTAACCTACGATTTCGATATCTTCATAAGTGAAATCAAAAAGATCTTTAACGTTAGGATTTAGTTTCAATTGCGGAAGCGGGCGGAAGTCGCGGCTTAATTGCAGTTGCGCTTGTTCCAAGTGATTTAAGTACAAGTGAGCATCACCCAATGTATGAACGAAGTCACCTACGCCCAGACCACAAACTTGCGCGATCATGTGAGTAAGAAGCGCATAGCTTGCGATATTAAATGGAACGCCTAAGAAAATATCCGCGCTTCTTTGATAAAGCTGGCAAGATAGTTTTCCGTTTGCCACGTAGAACTGGAAGAAGGCGTGGCAAGGTGGAAGCGCCATTTTATCTACGTCACCAGGGTTGAAGGCGACTACTAGCAAGCGACGAGAATTTGGATTGTTCTTGATTTGATTAACGACGTTCGTGATTTGGTCAATGGTGCGACCGTCAGCCGTAGCCCACGAGCGCCATTGTTTCCCATACACCGGGCCTAGATCGCCGTTTTCATCGGCCCATTCATCCCAGATCGTCACTTTGTTGTCGTGAAGATATTTGATGTTGGTGTCACCTTTTAAGAACCACAAAAGCTCGTGAAAGATAGAACGCGTATGAAGTTTTTTAGTTGTTAAAAGAGGGAAGCCTTCTTCAAGGTTGTAACGGCTTTGATAACCGAACATGGAAAGAGTTCCAGTTCCAGTGCGGTCTTCTTTTTTCATTCCATTTTCAAGGACGTCTTTAAGTAAATCGTGATACTGCTTCATACGGGTGACCTCGTTCCATCGGGGAGGGGTCGCCGATAAGCAGGCATCTGACTGCGTTGCGCGAAGAATCCTCCGCCTTGCATATGCCTACTTCTCGCCAACCCTAGTGGCTGGTTGTAGTTTATTTAACGCCCTTTTTTTGTCTATGCGAAAAATAATTCCAAAGGAATTTACCGCAGGGGCCCAACTCTTTTTGAGAGTGACGCGCGATGTGGACCGTCGTGACATGGGGCTTATTTATCACCGTCACCAGGGATTTTTTCTTGATTTCCTCTTTAACAAGATGTTCAGGCATTCTTCCCCAGCCTAAGCCGGCTATTAAAAACTCTTTTTTGGTTAAATAATCCTGCACTGAAATCACGTTATCAGGATTGATAATCGCAGCGGATCGTTTGGAACTTTTCACTGTGCTCGACATAATGATTTGGGGATGTTTTGCCAGCTCTTGCGGGGTTGCCTTTCCTTTGAATTTCGCCAAAGGATGATCGGCAGAGCATACGGCGACCATATTCACAGTGAAAAGCTCTTCTGCAACCAGAAGGCTTTGTTCGTTAAAGATATGTCCCAGGGCTATATCGGCATGGTCCTCCAACAGTTGTTCATCGTTACTAAGAACGTCGTGAATGATCTTGATTTCCGTGTGGGGAAACTTCGTTTTAAATTCCTTCAGGGCACTGATCAATGACGGGAGGGGCCACAGTGCGCTGACGGCTAAGCGAATGATCGGTTCATGTCCTCGTTTTAAAAACTCTGCTGTTTCTTGAAGTTCGGTTAATTGAAAAATAAGGTCGTCGGCTTTTTTTAAGAACGCGCGCCCTTGCGGAGTGAGCTGCGGGCGATATTGATCACGAGTGAATAATTTAAAATCTAACTCGGATTCCAAGGTTCTGATGGCATAACTGACGGCACTTTGCGCGCGATGCAACTCCTGGGAGGCTGCTCTGAAGCTTCCTAACTTTACGATAGTTTGAAGGACTTGCAATTGGTCTAATGTCATCGCTTTTAAGTATATCTAAAAATTAGATCATGT
This is a stretch of genomic DNA from Bdellovibrio reynosensis. It encodes these proteins:
- a CDS encoding lytic transglycosylase domain-containing protein, whose translation is MNKLCVSLLYVVVLSSQVAFANQTDISDQVVPHVLGRSPEEIRPWRAPSFSSQSNALGYSDTVFATPKGMEKQVQFWVDIYSKYSTEQGVIHDSENVDIVYEVVDLKGLKSEREKQKKVDEAKKVIAARLSTQEEKDRLRFQLGQKDKMMDAIFYSGRYIEDMEKIFKDAKLPIELTRLAFVESSFNVMARSKVGASGLWQIMPYTARPYKMISSVVDKRNHPMEATKFAAKLLRSNYGMLDSWPLAVTGYNHGPTGVYKMTKSYETRELPELIKNVSSRKSFGFASRNFYACFLAALEVERNASKYFGSVVWSKPLEAQDLKLPVPVRYKDILAWFDGNDLKAQIFNPHLTQKARKGHPIPASTVIAVPKDKYNVALISLARRDRSIAMEEKKTR
- a CDS encoding TetR/AcrR family transcriptional regulator — protein: MSVIEEKEKTKKTKIIVKAPTQERSRQTVATILEACSRLLVSEGFYSITTDKIAKEAGVSIGSLYQFFGNKESVVQAVVKNVLEEDKRIISERMRTISPLPPEQRMKAIFELAVEVVRRNSELRSKLSTIQYYVAEASYVSDMIQFFQEIIRYNLPQLPGRDMDKVSYVIVNAFIGMINTMSLDRPDYIHDSHITAEMAQLFHRYVDMTVAQPAMPASASMNRPKGDFI
- a CDS encoding protease, coding for MAAKRFLTALCLLLFCFASFSWAANAIKTEDDPDFQRKVQEELIVACFKNLCKIVGADFEGNAWSISFQVAYGERNRGKSDTILISGKDSDHGWDGGSVAISVFYKNVACRTDMRITPAVYRFVNTYLYGMVNSNGSLKKYFSPTDRSVILFYMAMINQVSICNQVANAY
- a CDS encoding M14 family metallopeptidase — encoded protein: MKLTMMVTAVFIFLSLSFFPFQEAHTVSSTQYWMKIRATDAFQRTLVANTGASIEATREDFVVAIGTLEEKAAIEKMGLLEVSFPLTSEMDFPAKDAIYHNYAEMTDKLNKLVSNHSDIAELSSIGKSIEGREIWAVRISGNLSQAETLPAAIFMGGHHAREHLSVELPLYYIEYFLTEYKNGNPRIQRLINGRDIHIIPMVNPDGAEFDISTGSYKAWRKNRAINGDGTQGVDLNRNYGFKWGTGGSSSSGSSDTFKGPHPFSEPETQAIKRYIEAHENITVLLSFHTFSQLILYPWGHANSGIPIARDRQVHEVMAKKMAEWNGYKPQQASQLYIASGDTTDWAYGEHKIIAFTFELDPGSSGFGPGGFYPGSGIIPEVQRKNLEPVLYLIEYADNPYRSLEAGGGPIFKP
- the murB gene encoding UDP-N-acetylmuramate dehydrogenase, which produces MQVESNISLNSYNTLGLRSEAELFTELHSPEDLQKLINDTSIRKLPWNILGGGSNLVLPSLVRGLVLKVANTGHEVLGDDKDYWFVKVQAGEVWNDFVQGTLQKGIYGLENLSLIPGTAGASPIQNIGAYGVEVKDSIFEVHCLDLKTGEEKVFSNKECRFAYRDSFFKQEGAGRYLVWDVTFRLPKNNVMHLEYGDIRKELERLGLSNEPRHIANAVINIRQSKLPDPRVIGNAGSFFKNPIVPKSTRDALLERHTDLVSFPYQTEHFKLAAGWLIDRAGWKGKMLGPVGMYEKQALVLVNHGGASADDVWKLANQVTTDVKSIFGVEIEPEPIRW
- a CDS encoding PilZ domain-containing protein — protein: MSAAKRFLTRETAQIEVYGHVGLLVASLRNLSETGAFLEVAKGDYVPKKGDLLNMTVNLDTLDRIHNVAAEVVWSKGMGLGICFINRDQVLERMMAKSSSF
- a CDS encoding dihydrofolate reductase, with protein sequence MILTHVVACSENRVIGTQGGLPWNIPEDMKFFKETTKGHIMIMGRKTFDSFNGRALPNRYHIVITRDPSKHSFPSTESSPVVFVSSIEEAIEHAKPLTAKWGDEVFIIGGGEIYKQAMPVTDKVYLTLIHREFPGDTYYPEIDESKFKLTEQRRVEATIPFSFLTYIRK
- a CDS encoding thymidylate synthase, which gives rise to MKQYHDLLKDVLENGMKKEDRTGTGTLSMFGYQSRYNLEEGFPLLTTKKLHTRSIFHELLWFLKGDTNIKYLHDNKVTIWDEWADENGDLGPVYGKQWRSWATADGRTIDQITNVVNQIKNNPNSRRLLVVAFNPGDVDKMALPPCHAFFQFYVANGKLSCQLYQRSADIFLGVPFNIASYALLTHMIAQVCGLGVGDFVHTLGDAHLYLNHLEQAQLQLSRDFRPLPQLKLNPNVKDLFDFTYEDIEIVGYDPHPAIKAPVAV
- a CDS encoding LysR family transcriptional regulator; this encodes MTLDQLQVLQTIVKLGSFRAASQELHRAQSAVSYAIRTLESELDFKLFTRDQYRPQLTPQGRAFLKKADDLIFQLTELQETAEFLKRGHEPIIRLAVSALWPLPSLISALKEFKTKFPHTEIKIIHDVLSNDEQLLEDHADIALGHIFNEQSLLVAEELFTVNMVAVCSADHPLAKFKGKATPQELAKHPQIIMSSTVKSSKRSAAIINPDNVISVQDYLTKKEFLIAGLGWGRMPEHLVKEEIKKKSLVTVINKPHVTTVHIARHSQKELGPCGKFLWNYFSHRQKKGVK